One part of the Parabacteroides distasonis ATCC 8503 genome encodes these proteins:
- a CDS encoding ATP-binding protein has protein sequence MTLLKNYIRFVLFIVLSLVFSFHLYATDNAGPILIISSYNPDTRNTTANISEFMEEYKRGGGISPVVIENMNCKSLPEAPLWDGKMRGILDKYKENNTPQLIIILGQEAWASYISQEYKPDIPVLCGMISKNAILLPDSDLNVAEWEPKYIDIQEYVDKGLHLGGFLYSYDVKENIRLIRKLYPKTQNIALITDNTYGGLAMQTLVKKEMENIKDLNLILLDGRKNNIYTIVEQIKNLPDQTVILIGTWRVDVNDGYYVGNATYTMMTANPRIPTFTLASVGIGHWAIGGFSPKYRPIGSDLAKEALSILEKKIAPKDIHPQIIPNGYVFDASKIKAFDISRLSLPHDATIINEDPSLFSKYRFEILLSVITVLFIFLIMILIFFIRTNKLKDKLLDLQKDNILIMNNIQASIYFIKPDYTVKWRNEVEFHDCIPEFGPANCFLVKNGVKPYCTRCTVAKAMETKKQVDITNEFGDGKYLHILANPVLDEHNNLIGVIFKKEDVTKQKQAENELRKAKEKAEESDRLKSAFLANMSHEIRTPLNAIVGFSGLLAVTENMEDKEEYINIINSNNDLLLQLINDILDLAKIEAGTLEFVDSDVDVNQLFSDIEQSSRLKAQDGVQVCFVEKIPNCILRTDRNRVSQVITNFINNAIKFTTQGSILFGYRRRDDELYFYVKDTGCGIAKDKIGQVFTRFVKLNSFVQGTGLGLSICQMIIKRLGGDIGVESEQGKGSTFWFTLPYSILEMQEVPHEKPKTENVQKSQSSKSATLLIAEDNESNYTLFQAMLKDYNLIHAWNGEQAIDLFNKYQPDLILMDLKMPIVDGYEATRVIREKNQSIPIIAVTAFAFAEDEERVKQSGFSSYIAKPIKPDKLIACINTYL, from the coding sequence ATGACATTATTAAAAAACTACATACGATTCGTACTCTTTATCGTGTTAAGTCTGGTCTTTTCTTTCCACTTATACGCTACAGATAATGCAGGCCCTATTTTAATCATTAGCTCCTACAATCCCGATACACGTAATACAACCGCCAATATTTCCGAGTTTATGGAGGAATATAAGCGGGGAGGTGGTATCTCGCCGGTGGTTATCGAGAACATGAACTGTAAGAGCCTCCCGGAAGCCCCCTTATGGGACGGTAAGATGAGAGGTATATTGGATAAATATAAGGAAAATAACACCCCTCAGCTTATCATTATCTTAGGTCAAGAGGCATGGGCTTCTTATATCTCCCAAGAATACAAGCCTGATATACCGGTTTTATGCGGTATGATCAGTAAGAATGCGATCTTATTACCCGACTCGGATTTAAATGTCGCCGAATGGGAGCCGAAATACATCGATATCCAAGAGTACGTAGATAAAGGTTTACACCTTGGCGGGTTCTTGTATTCTTATGACGTAAAAGAAAATATCCGGTTAATACGTAAGCTATATCCCAAAACTCAAAATATAGCATTAATCACCGATAATACCTACGGTGGTTTAGCTATGCAGACCTTGGTAAAAAAGGAAATGGAAAATATCAAGGATCTGAACTTGATATTACTGGATGGAAGAAAGAATAATATCTACACCATCGTTGAGCAAATCAAGAACCTGCCGGATCAGACCGTGATATTGATCGGTACATGGCGTGTAGACGTGAACGACGGGTATTATGTTGGAAATGCCACGTATACCATGATGACCGCCAATCCCAGAATCCCGACATTCACATTGGCATCCGTCGGCATAGGGCACTGGGCCATCGGAGGTTTCAGTCCCAAATACAGGCCTATAGGTTCCGATTTGGCGAAAGAGGCTTTAAGTATATTGGAGAAGAAAATCGCCCCTAAAGATATCCATCCCCAAATCATCCCCAATGGATATGTGTTCGACGCTTCAAAGATCAAGGCTTTTGATATCAGCAGACTGTCATTGCCCCACGACGCTACTATTATCAACGAGGACCCGAGCCTATTCTCCAAATACAGGTTCGAAATCTTGCTAAGCGTAATCACCGTATTGTTTATTTTCCTGATTATGATATTAATCTTCTTTATCCGGACCAATAAGCTGAAAGATAAGTTATTGGATCTACAGAAAGATAATATACTAATCATGAATAATATCCAAGCTTCTATCTATTTCATCAAGCCGGATTATACCGTAAAATGGAGAAACGAGGTAGAGTTCCATGACTGTATCCCTGAATTCGGTCCGGCTAATTGCTTCTTGGTCAAGAACGGAGTAAAGCCTTATTGTACCCGTTGCACGGTCGCAAAGGCCATGGAAACCAAAAAGCAGGTCGATATCACGAATGAGTTCGGCGATGGAAAGTATCTTCATATTTTGGCGAACCCTGTATTAGACGAGCACAACAACCTTATCGGGGTTATTTTCAAGAAAGAAGACGTGACAAAACAAAAACAGGCGGAGAACGAACTGAGGAAAGCGAAAGAGAAAGCGGAAGAGTCCGATCGTTTGAAATCCGCATTCTTGGCGAATATGAGTCATGAGATTCGAACGCCATTGAATGCGATCGTCGGTTTCTCCGGATTATTGGCCGTAACCGAGAATATGGAGGATAAAGAGGAATATATCAATATCATTAATAGCAACAACGACCTGCTATTGCAATTGATCAATGATATTCTCGATCTAGCCAAGATAGAGGCGGGTACGCTAGAATTCGTGGATTCAGACGTAGATGTCAATCAACTATTCTCCGATATCGAGCAGTCTTCCCGTTTGAAGGCGCAAGATGGTGTGCAGGTATGCTTTGTCGAGAAGATCCCGAATTGTATCTTACGCACCGACCGTAACCGGGTCTCCCAAGTCATTACCAACTTTATCAACAATGCCATCAAGTTCACAACTCAAGGTAGCATCCTGTTTGGCTACCGCCGTAGAGACGATGAGTTGTATTTCTATGTAAAAGATACGGGATGCGGTATCGCCAAGGATAAGATCGGTCAAGTTTTCACCCGTTTCGTTAAGTTAAATAGCTTTGTGCAAGGAACGGGGCTGGGATTATCGATTTGCCAGATGATTATCAAGCGTCTGGGTGGAGATATAGGGGTGGAATCAGAGCAAGGAAAAGGTTCTACATTCTGGTTTACGTTGCCCTATTCGATACTAGAGATGCAGGAAGTCCCGCATGAGAAACCAAAGACCGAGAATGTACAGAAGAGCCAGTCATCCAAATCTGCAACCCTATTAATAGCGGAAGATAACGAAAGCAACTATACTTTATTCCAAGCCATGTTGAAAGATTATAACCTTATACACGCATGGAACGGGGAACAAGCGATCGATTTATTCAATAAATATCAACCGGACTTAATCCTAATGGACCTAAAAATGCCGATCGTAGACGGCTATGAGGCTACACGGGTAATTCGGGAAAAGAACCAGTCCATTCCTATCATCGCCGTAACAGCTTTCGCCTTCGCAGAAGATGAGGAACGGGTAAAACAAAGCGGATTCTCCTCTTACATCGCTAAACCGATCAAGCCGGATAAGCTAATCGCATGTATTAATACTTATTTATAG
- a CDS encoding TonB-dependent receptor produces MDRRHLYFLLFLLCTIQAAIGQQRSFSIKGVVKDASSGQPIPFANVVVWNTTQGAVTDSTGLFEISGISPGSYRLQSSFLGYKPFVTAEFRLANKDIFFPIELEEASQNLQEVSVVASPFRKTAESPLGLRVIGFKEIEKSAGGNRDISRVVQTFPGVASTAAFRNDLMVRGGGPSENRFFLDGVEIPNINHFSTQGASGGPVGIINPDFIREVNFYSAAFPASKGNTLSSVLDFKLQDGNKEKFSLRGVLGASDIGVSANGPLGKKTTYQVSVRRSYLQFLFDMIGLPFLPTFTDAQFKIKHSFNPKNELTVLGLGAIDDMKLNTGMEDMSEKNQYILSYLPVVKQKTYTLGAVYKHYAGKNLYSVIISRSQTNNKNIKYKDNDESKEENLSLNYRSDEIENKFRTENTFRLPFIQLNVGGNIEYAQYTNDTYQKQFTSIPRTIVYQTDLGIWKWGIYATAIYESYNERFTASLGVRADANNYSSDMNNLLDQLSPRLSLSYRLSDPLYINANIGRYYELPPYTTLGFKDNEGNYVNRANHLSYIRSDQAGLGLEYRPTSYLKFTAEGFYKHYDRYPMSILDSIPLASKGTDYGVLGNEAVSSTATGRAYGLEIMGRWYNYKGLTFIASYTLVRSEFKDGRNMDTYLPSAWDNKHLFTFSGTYSLPKNWDVGAKFRVVGGAPYTPYDVEKSSYVEAWDANNGLYYDYSRFNSERLKPFTQLDIRIDKTFYFKKIMLGAYIDIQNILNSKYKEQDVYIKTGKIINPEAPIYEQRYELRPIERLTGTLLPSIGVMIEL; encoded by the coding sequence ATGGATAGACGCCATCTTTACTTCTTACTATTCTTATTATGTACCATACAAGCCGCTATCGGTCAACAGCGCTCCTTCTCTATCAAGGGAGTTGTAAAAGACGCATCGAGCGGACAGCCGATACCTTTCGCTAACGTAGTGGTATGGAACACGACGCAAGGGGCGGTCACCGATTCCACCGGATTATTCGAGATATCCGGCATATCACCCGGAAGCTATCGTCTCCAATCCTCCTTTCTGGGATATAAGCCATTCGTTACCGCCGAATTCAGACTAGCGAATAAAGATATATTCTTCCCGATCGAGCTAGAGGAAGCCAGCCAGAATCTGCAAGAGGTTAGCGTAGTAGCCTCTCCGTTCCGTAAAACCGCCGAAAGTCCGCTAGGACTTCGTGTAATCGGTTTCAAGGAGATAGAGAAAAGTGCGGGAGGAAACCGGGATATCTCCCGGGTAGTACAAACCTTTCCGGGAGTAGCGTCTACGGCAGCGTTTCGTAACGACTTGATGGTAAGAGGAGGAGGTCCCTCGGAAAACCGTTTCTTTTTGGATGGCGTAGAGATACCGAATATCAACCATTTCTCTACCCAAGGAGCCTCCGGAGGTCCGGTCGGTATTATCAATCCCGATTTTATCCGGGAGGTCAACTTTTATTCGGCCGCATTCCCCGCATCCAAAGGGAACACTTTAAGTTCGGTATTGGATTTTAAACTACAAGATGGGAATAAGGAGAAATTCTCATTGCGAGGAGTCCTAGGAGCCTCAGATATCGGTGTGTCCGCTAATGGACCGCTAGGAAAAAAGACCACTTACCAAGTGTCTGTTCGTCGCTCTTACCTTCAATTCCTTTTCGATATGATCGGCTTGCCGTTCTTACCTACTTTCACGGATGCCCAATTCAAGATTAAGCACTCCTTCAACCCCAAGAATGAGCTTACAGTTCTCGGATTAGGGGCGATCGATGATATGAAGCTGAATACAGGAATGGAAGACATGAGCGAGAAAAACCAATATATCCTCTCTTACTTGCCGGTCGTAAAACAAAAAACGTATACCCTTGGAGCGGTTTATAAACACTACGCCGGTAAAAATCTCTACTCGGTCATTATCAGCCGTAGCCAGACCAACAATAAGAATATTAAATACAAAGACAATGACGAAAGCAAGGAAGAGAATCTCTCCTTAAATTACCGTTCGGATGAGATCGAGAATAAGTTCCGAACGGAAAACACGTTCCGCTTACCATTCATTCAATTGAATGTCGGAGGAAACATCGAATACGCCCAATACACGAATGACACCTATCAAAAGCAATTTACCTCTATCCCCCGTACCATCGTATATCAAACAGACCTTGGCATATGGAAGTGGGGTATCTATGCCACGGCTATTTATGAGAGTTATAACGAGCGGTTTACCGCCTCTTTAGGTGTTCGTGCGGACGCAAACAATTATTCCTCGGATATGAATAATTTGTTAGATCAGTTATCTCCTCGCCTATCCTTATCCTACCGCTTGTCCGATCCGCTTTATATAAACGCGAATATCGGACGCTACTACGAGCTTCCTCCTTATACGACATTGGGATTCAAGGATAATGAAGGTAATTATGTAAACCGGGCAAATCATTTAAGCTATATCCGAAGCGACCAAGCCGGATTAGGCTTGGAATACCGTCCTACCTCATACTTGAAATTCACGGCCGAAGGATTCTATAAACATTATGATCGTTATCCGATGTCCATACTCGACAGTATCCCACTCGCGTCGAAAGGTACGGACTATGGTGTCTTGGGAAATGAGGCCGTATCGTCTACCGCTACAGGGCGAGCTTATGGGCTTGAGATCATGGGACGTTGGTATAATTATAAAGGGCTTACTTTCATCGCGTCCTACACTTTGGTAAGAAGCGAATTCAAGGATGGGAGAAATATGGACACTTATCTTCCCTCGGCTTGGGACAATAAGCATCTGTTCACGTTTAGCGGGACTTATTCTTTACCCAAGAACTGGGACGTAGGCGCCAAGTTCCGGGTAGTAGGAGGCGCTCCCTATACGCCTTACGATGTAGAAAAGAGTAGTTATGTAGAAGCTTGGGACGCTAATAACGGGCTATACTATGATTACAGCCGGTTTAACAGCGAACGGCTCAAGCCATTCACGCAGTTAGATATCCGTATCGATAAAACATTTTACTTCAAAAAGATCATGCTTGGAGCCTATATCGACATCCAAAACATATTGAATTCCAAATACAAAGAGCAAGACGTATATATCAAAACGGGTAAAATTATCAACCCGGAAGCTCCCATATATGAACAACGGTACGAATTAAGACCGATAGAACGTCTTACAGGAACGCTTCTCCCAAGTATCGGAGTGATGATCGAGTTATAG
- the mnmD gene encoding tRNA (5-methylaminomethyl-2-thiouridine)(34)-methyltransferase MnmD, which translates to MEKELQITADGSHTLYIPAMDEHYHSVNGALQESRHIFIEAGLHAREKDFIRIVEVGFGTGLNAFLTFKDVELSQAHHIDYHTVELYPLPLDTIRTLNYGELIWPERKELFLALHEAEWNTPVSISERFTLHKIEGNSNACELPDDIDLIYFDAFAPEKQPEMWNQEIYNRLYAHTAPGGVIVTYCAKGEVRRGMQAAGFEMSRLPGPPGKRHILRGIKN; encoded by the coding sequence ATGGAGAAAGAATTACAGATAACGGCGGATGGAAGCCATACGCTATATATTCCGGCGATGGATGAACATTATCATTCCGTGAACGGGGCGTTGCAGGAATCGAGACATATATTTATTGAGGCGGGATTGCATGCGCGGGAGAAAGACTTTATCCGAATCGTGGAAGTTGGCTTCGGTACAGGGCTGAACGCCTTTTTGACATTTAAGGATGTCGAGCTATCTCAAGCACATCATATTGATTATCATACCGTGGAGTTATACCCGCTTCCTTTAGATACGATTCGTACCTTGAATTATGGAGAGCTGATCTGGCCGGAGAGAAAAGAGTTATTCTTAGCCTTGCATGAGGCGGAGTGGAATACTCCCGTTTCAATCTCAGAGCGCTTTACACTTCATAAAATAGAAGGAAATAGTAACGCCTGTGAACTACCGGATGATATCGATTTGATCTATTTCGACGCATTTGCGCCCGAGAAACAACCGGAGATGTGGAATCAGGAAATCTATAATCGTTTGTATGCTCATACCGCACCGGGCGGAGTGATCGTAACCTATTGCGCAAAAGGAGAGGTACGCAGAGGTATGCAAGCGGCTGGTTTTGAGATGAGCCGTCTTCCCGGTCCTCCGGGCAAGCGACATATACTTAGGGGTATTAAAAATTGA
- the trxA gene encoding thioredoxin, whose product MALQITDANFEELVNSGKPMVLDFWAEWCGPCRMVSPIIDELATEYEGRVTIGKMNVDENDDVVGQFGIRNIPTVLFFKDGKMVDKVVGATAKDKFVEKIEAMLK is encoded by the coding sequence ATGGCACTACAAATTACAGACGCTAATTTCGAGGAGTTGGTTAACTCCGGAAAGCCCATGGTTCTTGACTTTTGGGCAGAGTGGTGTGGCCCTTGCCGCATGGTATCTCCTATCATTGATGAGTTGGCAACCGAATACGAAGGTCGTGTGACGATCGGTAAAATGAACGTTGACGAGAATGACGATGTAGTCGGACAATTCGGTATCCGCAACATCCCTACCGTTCTTTTCTTCAAAGACGGTAAGATGGTTGATAAAGTAGTAGGCGCTACGGCTAAGGATAAGTTCGTAGAAAAGATCGAGGCAATGCTTAAATAA
- the dnaE gene encoding DNA polymerase III subunit alpha — protein MEPFIHLHVHTQYSLLDGQASIDALIDKAYKDGMRAIAVTDHGVMFGIKEFFNKVSKKNSKPLGIIKDSEKELKPLLAKDAPTDEEQQRITELQKQIAEAKASIFKPIIGCECYCARNGRHSKLASQDDRSGWHLIVLAKNKNGYKNLIKMVSLSWTEGFYGRPRIDKELLEKYHEDLIICSACLGGEIPQHIMHGRIDKAEESIKWFKNLFGEDYYLEMQRHETHDPNADCTIFPHQQEVNKVLIELAHKHNIKLIATNDVHFVNADDAEAHDRLICLSTGKDLDDPKRMRYSKQEWMKTTAEMNTIFADIPEALSNTLEIADKIEFYSIDSGPIMPTFAIPEEFGTEESYRQKLTEHDLFEEFTRDENGNVVLSEEEAHSKIKKLGGYDKLYRIKLEADYLAKLTYDGAKELYGDPLNDEVKERLNFELHIMKTMGFPGYFLIVQDFIRAAREELGVSVGPGRGSAAGSAVAYCLGITKIDPIKYDLLFERFLNPDRISLPDIDTDFDDDGRGEVLRWVTEKYGAERVAHIITYGTMATKSAIKDVARVQKLPLSESNRLAKLVPDKIPDMKKFKLGDAIKYVPELKEAANGNDPLARDTLKYAQMLEGNVRNTGVHACGVIIGRYDISDVVPVSTAKDKDTGEEMLVTQYEGSVIEETGLIKMDFLGLKTLSIIKEAIENVKLTTGHDLDIDHISLEDPKTYKLYCDGKTTGTFQFESAGMQKYLKELQPSKFEDLIAMNALYRPGPMDYIPSFIARKQGKEEIKYDIPVMERYLKDTYGITVYQEQVMLLSRLLANFTRGESDALRKAMGKKLIEKMNHLKSKFMAGGQANGYKEETLNKIWSDWEKFASYAFNKSHATCYSWVAYQTAYLKANFPSEYMAAVLSRSLSNITDITKFMDECKAMGIQVLGPDVNESILKFSVDKNKNIRFGLGAVKGVGESAVQNIIEERKKNGPYKSIFDFVERVNLTACNKKNIESMALAGAFDNFGIQREQFFTDSGKGELFLDTLVRYGNKYQMDKSTAVNSLFGGDALIAIAKPEIPQCERWSDLERLNKEKELVGIYLSAHPLDEYRIILKYVCNTGMVELNERETLQGREVLLGGIVTGFREGMTKNGKPYGILKIEDFTGSGEIPLFGQDYIEYSKYGKIGMYLLITARVEPSRWDPNKLDFKIGTVNLLQDEKDKLIEKISITVPIHDLDEPTINELSVLIKNNPGHSLLYFKVVDGEHNISLNLFSQNIRLNVTRELVDFLQENENIDFKING, from the coding sequence ATGGAACCGTTTATTCATTTACACGTACATACCCAGTATTCCTTGCTGGACGGACAGGCATCCATCGACGCATTGATCGACAAAGCGTACAAAGACGGAATGCGTGCGATCGCCGTAACAGACCATGGCGTTATGTTCGGTATCAAGGAGTTTTTCAATAAGGTTAGCAAAAAGAACAGTAAACCTCTCGGGATCATCAAGGACTCCGAGAAAGAACTAAAACCGCTGCTGGCCAAGGATGCGCCAACCGATGAGGAACAACAAAGGATAACGGAACTACAAAAACAAATCGCCGAAGCGAAAGCTTCCATCTTCAAGCCGATCATCGGGTGCGAATGTTATTGCGCTCGCAACGGAAGGCATAGCAAGCTGGCCTCGCAAGACGACCGTAGCGGCTGGCACTTGATCGTTCTGGCCAAAAATAAGAACGGATACAAGAACCTGATCAAGATGGTATCCCTCTCATGGACGGAAGGATTCTACGGACGTCCGCGTATTGACAAAGAGTTGTTGGAGAAATATCATGAGGATCTGATCATCTGCTCCGCCTGTTTAGGAGGAGAGATCCCACAGCATATCATGCACGGACGAATCGATAAGGCTGAGGAGTCTATCAAATGGTTCAAAAACTTATTCGGAGAAGACTATTACCTTGAGATGCAACGGCACGAGACACACGACCCCAACGCCGATTGCACGATTTTCCCGCATCAACAAGAGGTGAACAAGGTACTGATCGAACTTGCTCACAAACATAATATCAAGCTAATCGCCACCAACGACGTCCATTTCGTCAATGCCGACGACGCTGAGGCCCACGACCGCCTGATCTGCCTTAGTACCGGCAAAGACTTGGACGACCCCAAACGTATGCGCTACTCCAAGCAAGAATGGATGAAGACAACCGCCGAGATGAACACCATCTTCGCCGATATCCCCGAAGCTTTGAGTAATACCCTCGAGATAGCCGACAAAATAGAATTCTACTCCATCGACAGCGGTCCTATCATGCCGACTTTCGCCATTCCCGAGGAGTTCGGCACCGAGGAGTCCTACCGTCAGAAATTGACAGAGCATGATTTATTTGAGGAATTCACCCGAGACGAGAACGGTAATGTCGTATTAAGCGAGGAAGAGGCGCACTCCAAAATCAAGAAATTAGGTGGATACGACAAACTATACCGCATCAAGCTGGAAGCCGACTATTTGGCGAAATTGACATACGACGGAGCCAAGGAGCTTTACGGAGACCCCTTGAACGATGAAGTAAAGGAGCGTCTGAACTTCGAGTTACATATCATGAAGACCATGGGGTTCCCCGGCTACTTCTTGATCGTGCAAGATTTCATCCGTGCCGCTCGTGAGGAACTCGGTGTATCCGTAGGACCGGGACGTGGTTCGGCCGCCGGATCTGCCGTAGCTTATTGCTTAGGGATCACCAAGATCGACCCGATCAAATATGACCTCCTGTTCGAGCGTTTCTTGAATCCGGACCGTATCTCCCTCCCCGATATCGATACCGACTTCGATGATGATGGCCGTGGCGAGGTCTTACGCTGGGTAACGGAGAAATACGGTGCCGAGCGTGTGGCTCATATCATTACTTATGGTACGATGGCTACCAAGTCCGCTATCAAAGATGTCGCCCGGGTACAGAAATTACCGTTATCCGAATCGAACCGGTTAGCCAAATTGGTTCCGGATAAGATCCCTGACATGAAGAAGTTCAAATTGGGCGACGCCATCAAGTATGTGCCGGAACTAAAAGAGGCGGCTAACGGAAATGATCCGCTGGCACGGGATACCTTGAAATACGCCCAGATGCTGGAAGGCAACGTCCGTAACACGGGTGTACACGCCTGCGGTGTCATTATCGGACGTTATGATATATCGGATGTCGTACCTGTCAGTACGGCGAAAGACAAGGATACCGGCGAGGAGATGCTGGTTACCCAATACGAGGGTTCCGTGATCGAGGAAACCGGATTGATCAAGATGGACTTCTTGGGCTTGAAGACCTTGTCCATCATCAAGGAAGCGATCGAGAACGTGAAACTGACTACCGGACATGATCTGGATATCGACCATATCAGTCTGGAGGACCCCAAGACTTATAAATTGTATTGCGACGGAAAGACAACCGGTACATTCCAGTTCGAGTCCGCCGGTATGCAAAAGTATTTGAAGGAGTTGCAACCTTCTAAATTCGAGGACTTGATCGCCATGAACGCCCTGTATCGCCCGGGCCCAATGGATTACATCCCTTCTTTTATCGCCCGTAAACAGGGTAAGGAGGAGATCAAGTACGATATTCCCGTCATGGAACGCTACCTAAAAGATACGTACGGTATTACGGTCTATCAGGAGCAGGTCATGCTTCTATCCCGTTTGCTCGCTAACTTCACGCGTGGTGAGAGTGATGCCTTACGTAAGGCGATGGGTAAGAAGTTGATCGAGAAGATGAACCACTTGAAGTCTAAATTTATGGCTGGTGGTCAAGCCAACGGCTATAAAGAGGAAACTTTAAATAAGATCTGGTCCGACTGGGAGAAGTTCGCCTCATACGCATTCAATAAGAGTCACGCTACTTGTTACTCATGGGTGGCTTATCAGACCGCTTACTTGAAAGCGAACTTCCCGTCCGAGTATATGGCCGCCGTCTTGAGCCGAAGCTTATCCAATATCACGGATATCACGAAGTTCATGGATGAATGTAAAGCGATGGGTATTCAAGTATTGGGACCGGACGTGAACGAGTCTATCTTGAAGTTCAGCGTAGATAAGAACAAGAACATCCGCTTCGGGCTAGGCGCCGTGAAAGGCGTAGGTGAGTCAGCCGTACAAAATATCATAGAGGAACGCAAGAAGAACGGCCCGTACAAGAGTATCTTCGATTTCGTAGAACGGGTGAACTTGACCGCTTGCAATAAGAAAAACATAGAGTCCATGGCTTTGGCCGGAGCGTTCGATAACTTCGGTATCCAGCGTGAGCAGTTCTTCACCGACAGTGGAAAAGGGGAATTGTTCTTGGATACCTTGGTTCGCTATGGTAACAAATACCAGATGGATAAGAGCACGGCAGTCAACTCTTTATTCGGTGGAGACGCCTTGATCGCCATCGCTAAACCGGAGATCCCGCAATGCGAGCGTTGGAGCGATCTCGAACGCCTAAATAAAGAGAAGGAGTTGGTCGGTATTTACCTATCCGCCCACCCGTTGGATGAATACCGTATCATATTAAAGTATGTATGTAATACCGGCATGGTAGAACTTAACGAGCGGGAAACCTTACAAGGCCGGGAGGTTTTATTAGGTGGTATCGTCACCGGTTTCCGGGAAGGAATGACCAAGAACGGAAAGCCTTACGGAATCTTGAAGATCGAGGATTTCACGGGTAGTGGCGAGATCCCTCTTTTCGGACAGGATTATATCGAATACAGCAAGTATGGTAAAATAGGGATGTATCTCTTGATCACAGCCCGTGTAGAGCCTAGCCGCTGGGACCCCAATAAACTGGACTTCAAGATTGGTACCGTCAACCTTTTGCAAGACGAGAAAGACAAGCTGATCGAGAAAATCAGTATCACGGTCCCGATCCATGATTTGGACGAGCCGACAATCAATGAGCTTTCGGTATTGATCAAGAACAATCCGGGCCATAGCCTGTTATATTTTAAGGTTGTCGATGGGGAACATAATATTTCCCTAAATCTCTTCTCCCAAAATATCCGCTTAAACGTGACCCGTGAGCTGGTAGACTTTTTACAGGAGAACGAGAATATCGATTTTAAAATTAATGGTTAA